A region of the Campylobacter cuniculorum DSM 23162 = LMG 24588 genome:
GGTTCATTTAAAAGCTTTGAATTTAAAAAAGCCTTGCTTTGCAAGCCTACTTAGTAGTTTTGCAATACTAGGCTTAGGCTTGACTGCCTTCATTTATTGCTAACTCACTCTTTTTTGGAGTGAGTTGCATTTTTGAAACTGATTTGTTTAAAAAAGGCAAAAATTTACTCAATAAAAATGAGCCTTTTTTTAAAAAAATTTATTGTTTAAAAAATCATTGCGAAAAAATTTCGCAAAATTTCGCATTTTTTTTAAGCGGGTCATTTGATAAACTTTTTCGCTCCTTTGGGGTCAAAACTCAATGAAAATATTCTTTTAAAACGCATTTTTCAAATGAAAATTAAGCTTAAAATTTAAGAATTATTTTCAAAAGCAAGAAATACTCTTAAAAATAAAAATGAACAATGATTTTTATCTTGTCATTATGAAAAATACTTCTACAGAATAAAATTTTATCTTGGTTGAAAAAGAAAGGTGTTTAATTAAATTTTAAAGTAAATTTTACTTGAAATTAAGTTTAATGAGATTATACTTGCAAAAAAATTAATAATAAATATCATTTTTTTAATTTTATTAATTTTTAGGTTGAAACAATGAAAATTTTATATTTGATTCTATTTTTTTTAAGTTTTTCTTTCGCAAGAGTTGATGATTTTATTGCTGAAGCACAAGCCATTAAAGAGATGTTGAAACAAAGTGTTGAACTCTATAAAAAGGGTGATTCGGCTGGGGCAAAAAAGATGAGCGAAGACGCTTATTTTCAACGCTTTGAAAATATGGAAGGTGCAATAGGCAGAAATATAGGACGCAAAGCCATCACAATGGAACGCAAATTCACAAATTTAAGAAGAATGTATAAAGAGCATTCTCCTCTTGAACAAGTCAATGCCCTTGTGGATAGTTTGATTTATGATTTAAACGAGGTTGCTCCTATCTTGCAAAAGGGTTTTCGTTTGAGTGCGCAAGCGAGTGATTTAAATTATGATAAAGAAAAAGCTGCTTTATCCTCCATAGAGGAAAACAAAAAAAGAGAGGCACAGGCTGAAGAGCTGATTGCTCAAATGATGGGAGTGAGCCCCGATGAATTAGCTCAAACAAATAAAAATTCAAATCAAAATTTGAATGAAAACTCAAATGCAAATGCGGTTGATAATGACTTACAAGCTGCTGCGGCAATGGATGCAAGACTTCAATTTATCTTAGATAATATCAGCACAAAATTTTCAGAAGCGGCAAGTGCTTTTAAAAGCGGACAAAAAGAAGAGAGTAAGAAATTCTTGCAAAATGCTTTATTTGAGGATTATCGTAACACAAAAATCGAAGTACTTGTCAATCAATTCACCACCGCAGGAAATGACCAAAAAATTCAGCAAGGCATAAGAAATCTTATAAGACAAATCAATGATGAAAATATGAGCGAGAAAACACTAAGAGAAAATTTAGACCACATAGAAGAGCAACTTTTTGATAGCTTTTTGCAAATTCCAAAAGAGGAGCTTAATGCACTGAAAATCAAAGGCTTTAAAGATGAAAACGTGGGCAAGGATTATTCTAAGGTTTCAAAAGATATTGAACTTGCTTTGAATGAAATTTTACAAAATTATGAGGGCTTTAGTGCTTCGATTATCGATGATTTGCAAAATGTGTATTTGGATATTTTTGAAGCGAGTGGAATGGAAAGCAAAATCGGTGCAGTGGATAGCAATTTAAAACTTAAAATTGAAGCCTTATTTTCTAAAGGCGTTGCACTCATTAAAGCAAGTGCTGATAAAACAGAACTTCAGCTGTGTTTTAAAGAACTCAATGCTTTGATTGATTCTAGTGTGGATAAGATTGTAGATTCTTCGCCTTATTCGCTTTTCATTTGGGCTTTAGGCATCATTTTAAGAGAGGGTTTAGAAGCTTTAATCATCATCGTTGCTATCGTGTCTTATCTTGTGCAAAGTGGCAATAAAAATCGGCTTAATATCGTATATTCAGCTCTTTTGAGTGGGGTTGTTTTAAGCTTTATCACTGCTTTTGCTGTCGCTTGGCTGTTTAAAGAAAATTCTGGGCAAAGCAGAGAACTCATAGAGGGTATTACAATGCTAATTGCTGTGTGTTTGCTATTTTATGTCGGTTTTTGGCTTTTGTCAAATGCTTTAAACAAAAAATGGGAAAATCTCATCAAAAATGAAACCTTAAAAGCCATTTCTAGCAATTCCGCAAAAGCCCTTTGGCTTACGACTTTTTTAGCTGTTTATAGAGAGGGGGCTGAAACTGTGCTTTTCTATCAAGCTTTACTTTTTGATTCTAAAACAAGTGCGGATTATAGTGCAGTTTTTATAGGACTTGCGCTTGGACTTTTAGCTTTGATTGTGCTTTATTATCTTTTAAAAGCCGGAGCTATAAGACTTCCTATCAAGCAATTTTTCTTTATCACTTCTTATATTATCTTTTATATGGTTTTTGTCTTTACGGGCAAGGGTTTTGCAGAGCTTATAGAAGGAAAAATCATCACCCCGAGCTTTTTAAGCGTAGAATTTGAGCCGATTTTATGGCTTGGGATTTATCCTTATTATCAAACCCTTATCCCTCAAATTTTGGTTTTAATCTTGCTGGTTTCTGGCATATTGATAACAAAACAACTTTCAAAAAAGGAGAAAATATGGTAAAATTTTTATCAATGGTGAGTGCGAGTGTCATTCTTGCGACGAGTGCATTTGCGGGTGAAGTACCGATTGGCGACCCAAAAGAGCTTAATGGCATGGAGATTGCAGCAGTTTATTTGCAACCGATTGAAATGGAGCCTAGAGGTATTGATTTAGCGGCTTCTTTAGCAGACATTCACTTAGAAGCAGACATTCATGCTGTTAAAAACAATCCAAATGGCTTTCCCGAAGGCTTTTGGATTCCTTATCTTACGATAGCTTATGAGCTTAAAAATACAGATACAGGGGCTATTAAAAGAGGAACTTTAATGCCTATGGTCGCTGATGATGGTCCTCATTATGGGGCAAATGTTGCTATGGAAAAAGATAAAAATGGCGGATTTGGTGTTGGAAATTATGAACTGACTTATTATATTTCAAATCCCGAAAAACAAGGTTTTGGACGCCATGTTGATGAAGAAACAGGGGTTGGAAAATGGTTTGAACCTTTTAAGGTGGATTATAAATTCAAATACACCGGCACTCCAAAATAATTTCACTCGGCTTTTTGCCGAGTTTTTAGGAAAACAATGAGTTTGTATTTTGTGCATTTTTTTAGTTGTGCTTTGCCTTTAAGCGTGATGATAAGCTTAACTTCTAAAAAGTTTAAACATATTTTTAAACAATTTTTAGCGATATTTTTGGGCTTTTTATTTGCTTATTTTGCTTTTTTTATCGCGGCATCTTTTCTGCAAACGCAAAATTTAATTTTTAATATCAATTTTATCTTTGTATTTTGTTTATTCTTGTGTTTTGTTTTTTATTTTTGGCAAAAATTTGAAATTCTCTCCTTGATTTTTAGCTTTATACTAAGTTTTTGTGTCGCTTTACAATATGATTTTCTCTCGCAAGATTTTCCTATTTTTAGTGCTTCTTTACTCGATAGTCAAGCTTTGATTTCTTTGGGTTTTATCTTTCTTGCTCTAGGAATTTGTATCTTAATTTTCTTTTTTTTAAGGTTGCAAAAAAATTCTTTAGCAAGTTTTATATTGCTTGTACTTGTCGTATTTTTAGAATCGGATAAAATTTTAGCTCAAATACTTTTAACCTTGATGAGAGAAAATTTTATCTCTACTTATGATTTTCTTTTAAGCTTTGTAGCAAAAAGCTTATATTTTAGTGCTTATAATGTTTATTTGTATCTTGTTTTTATTGCAATTTTAGCTTTTTTAAGTCTTAAAATGCGTGTGAAAAACATTCAAAAAAAAGAATTTTTAGACATTGATTTTCGTAAAAATATCGCTTATAATGCCTTTATTTATCGCTATTTTTCTGCTGTGCTTTTTTGTGTTTTACTTTCTTTAAGTGTGCTTTCGTATTTTCATCTTATTAGCTCTAAACCTCTTAAAATAGACGAACCGACAGAAATTATGCCTAATGATGAAGGGCTTTTTGTCTTTGATATGAGTCAATTTAGAGACAATAAACTCCACCGCTATGCTTATGTGAGCAAACAAGGTAAGGTGATAAGATTTTTTATATTAAATAAAAGAGAGGATAGGGATTCTCCTGTGGCTGTATTTGATGCGTGTATGATTTGTGGAGATATGGGCTATATCAAAAAAGATGGAGAACTCATTTGTATTTCTTGCAATGTGAGAATTTTTTTACCAAGTGTAGGAAAATTAGGAGGTTGCAATCCCATACCTCTCGAATTTAAATTTGATGGACAAAAAATCATCATCGCTTTAAAAGATGTCGAGGCGGGTTCAAATTATTTTAATCAAATTAAAGAAATTGAAGTAACAGACCCGGTTTCAAAAGAAAAACTCATCAATCTTAAAGCCCCTTTTTCTTATAGTTATAAAGGGATTATTTATTATTTTGCGACTGAAAAAAATTACGAGGAATTTAAAACAGACCCGGAGAAATACACAGATGAAGACAAACAGGCTCATTTTATGATACAAAGGCGTAACGATGCTCATTAGAATGATTAAAAATTCAATTTTTAAAAATAAAATTCAAAAATTTCTTGCTTTTTTAACCTGCTTTTTAGCGACCTTACTCATCTGCACTATGCTTAATATTACTTTAAGCATAGGCAATGAAATCACAAAAGATTTAAGAAATTATGGCTCAAATATCTTAGTTTTACCGAAGGGTTCAAGTCTAAGCATTGAAATAGGTAATGAAATTTATGAACCTTTAAAGGATAAAAATTATTTAGAGGAAAAGGATTTGCATATCATCAAAGAAATCTTTTGGCGTAATAATATCACAGCTTTTGCCCCTTTTTTGGAGGGCAAAATCACTTTTAATCAAACAAAAGAAGCCTTAGTTGTGGGGACTTATTTTGATAAATTGATTGCATTGAGTGATGAGGATGATTTTAAAACCGGCATTAAAAATCTTTATCCTTTTTTAAAATTGAGTGGAAGATGGGCTAAAGATGATAGTCTTGATGAGGTCATGGTTGGCGAGGATTTTGCTAAAAATAATGGCTTAAAAGAGGGGGATTTTTTAGAACTTGGAAATAAAAAGGTGCAAATTGTAGGAATTTTATCTCAAGCGGATAAAATGTCAAATAAAATCATCACTTCTTTGGCTCTAGCAGGAGTTTTGTTCGATAAAAAAGGGCTTTATTCAAGAGCTGAAGTTTCGGCTTTAACCATACCTGAAAATGATTTGGCTCAAAAGGCAAGACGCGATTCAAGCTCTCTTAATCAGCTTGAATTTGACACTTGGTATTGCACAGCTTATGCAGGAAGCATTGCTTATCAAATTGAAGAAGAACTTAAAGGTTCAAGTGCTAAGGTTTTAAATGCGATTAATGATGCTCAAAATTTGATTGTGAAAAAAATTCAGTCTTTAATGGGAATTACAAGTCTTATTTGCATTGTCGTTGCAAGCATTGCAATTTCAAGTTTGATGAGCTCTGAACTCCATAGACGCAAAAAAGAAATCGGGCTTTTGAAAGTTTTAGGAGCAAACACTTTTCAAATTTATTTACTTTTTGCAAGTGAAAATCTTATCGTGGCTTTAATATCTTCTATATTTGGCTTTGTTTTTGGAATTTTAATTTCTCAATTGATTGCTTTAAATATTTTTGGTTATTTCATCGATATTGCTTATATTATCTTGCCTTTAAGCCTTATTTTTGCAGCATTAATAGCGATTTTAGGTTGTTTATTGCAAATCCTTAATATCTCAAATTTATCTCCAGCACAGGTGCTTTATGGCAGATAAGTTTTTTTTAAAGGATATTTTTAAAAGCCTTATTTACTCGCGTCAAAGGCTTTTTATTATTGCTTTATCTGTATTTATTGGAGCTTTAATCAGCAGTGCGTTTTTAAATATTTATTTTGATATTGATATAAAGCTTTCTCACGAACTCAAGGCTTATGGAGCAAATGTCCTCATCAGTCCTAAAAATGAAAATATGATTTCTAATGAAAAATTTGCAGAATTTAAAGAAAAACTAAAGGCTAGGGCTATCACTCCTTATTTGTATGATTTTTTAAATTTAGGAAGCACAAGTGCAGTGGTGCTTGGCACGGATTTTAGGGCTTTGAAAATCACTAAACCCTTTTTAGAACTCAAAGAGGGAAGTTTTTCTTTAAATGATTTTAAAGATGATTCTGCTTTTATTGGCGTTAATTTAGCTAAAACTCTTGAAGCTAAAGTGGGCTCACAAATCCAAATTTACAATCCTAACACCTCAAAAACTACTAAACTTACGATAAAAGCTATACTTATAAGCAATGATGAGTTTGATTCTTTGCTCTTAGTGCCTTTAAAAATTTTGCAAGATTTAAGTCATATCAATGGAATTCATTACGCAAATGCTGTGCTTTATGGGGATTTTGAAAGTATCCGTGCTAAAACACAAGCTTTAAGCGATGATTATATCAGTGCAAAGCCTATTTCATCGGTAAGTTTAAGCGAAGCTATGGTTCTTGATAAAATCAAAGCTTTAATGTTTTTAATCATACTCATTGTTCTTATTATCGTTACAACAAGCGTGAATACAACACTAAGCTCCATTATTTTATCAAGAAAAAAAGAAGTGGCTTTGCGTTTGGCTTTGGGTGCAAAAGAGAATGAAATTTTTAAACTTTTTGCCAGCGAATGTTTTGTAGTGAGTTTGATGTCTTGTATTTTGGGTGCATTTTGCGGAATTTTATTGGCAAATGTTTTTGGATTTTTGATTTTTAATTCTGGTATTGATTTTAGATTGAAGGCTGTGGTTTTATCTGTGATTATTTCTTTGATTTTTGCAGCTTTTGCAGCGTTTTTTCCTCTTAAAAAAGCATTAAAAATCAATGTTTGTGAAAATTTAAAGGGTGAGTGATGAAAGAACTTATAAAGATTAAAAATTTAAATAAAGAATTTGGTAAGGTTAAAGCCTTAAATGACATCAATCTAAGTGTTTATGAAGGAGAATGGCTTGCGATAATGGGACCTTCAGGGAGTGGAAAATCCACGCTTTTAAACATACTCTCTCTTATGGATACGCCTACAAGCGGTGCATATATTCTTAATTCTCAAAATTTAGAACAAATGAGCGAGGAAGAAAAGGTTAAAATCAGACGCGAAAAAATAGGCTTGATTTTTCAGCAATTTCATCTCATTCCGCATTTAAGTGCCTTAGAAAATGTGATGCTTTCGCAGTATTATCATTCGAGTATCGATGAAAATGATGCAAAAATGACGCTTGAAAAAGTGGGTTTGGCTCATCGTTTCCATCACACTCCAAATCAATTAAGCGGAGGAGAGCAGCAAAGAGTTTGCATAGCAAGGGCTTTGATTAACAATCCCGAACTTTTACTTGCAGATGAACCGACAGGAAATTTAGACGAGGCTAATGAGAAGATTGTGCTTGAACTCCTTAAAAAGCTTAAAAATGAAGGTAAAACTATTATTTTAATCACGCACAATCCCGAACTCGCTAAAAATGCCGATAGATGCATCAAACTTCACCATGGAGTGCTTGAATGAAAACAATCTTATTTTTTTTCATATTTTTAATGTTAAATGCTTGCACAATTAGTGAAGATAAGGGAAAAATAGGCTCACAAGCGAGTGAAATTTTAGCCAAAGATTTAGAAGGAAAGAGTGTCAAACTTAGTGATAGCAAAGAAGAACTTAAAATTCTGGTTTTCTTTCAAAATGGTTGTGCTTCTTGTTTGAAAGAATTGCCTATGCTTGATGAATTTATTGAGAAACACCCTAAAAAAATCGCTGTTTATGCTATAAATTCTGTGGATAATGCTGAAGTGATTAAGGTTTTAAGTGAGCAATTTGAATTTAAAAATATCAAGGTTTTAAAAGATGAACTTGCTATGACCTCTCAAAAATATGGTATTTTTGCAACTCCGACAACGATTATCATAAAAAACAATGAAATCAAAGATAGAATTCTAGGGGAAAAATCATGGGAACATTTAGAATCCAAATTTATGCCTTTGCTTTGATTTTATTTTGTGCTTGTGGGAGTGGAGAAAATTTTAAAGCCTTAAATACAGATGAAATTTATAATTTTTCTTACAATGGTTTTGAAAA
Encoded here:
- a CDS encoding ABC transporter permease, with the protein product MLIRMIKNSIFKNKIQKFLAFLTCFLATLLICTMLNITLSIGNEITKDLRNYGSNILVLPKGSSLSIEIGNEIYEPLKDKNYLEEKDLHIIKEIFWRNNITAFAPFLEGKITFNQTKEALVVGTYFDKLIALSDEDDFKTGIKNLYPFLKLSGRWAKDDSLDEVMVGEDFAKNNGLKEGDFLELGNKKVQIVGILSQADKMSNKIITSLALAGVLFDKKGLYSRAEVSALTIPENDLAQKARRDSSSLNQLEFDTWYCTAYAGSIAYQIEEELKGSSAKVLNAINDAQNLIVKKIQSLMGITSLICIVVASIAISSLMSSELHRRKKEIGLLKVLGANTFQIYLLFASENLIVALISSIFGFVFGILISQLIALNIFGYFIDIAYIILPLSLIFAALIAILGCLLQILNISNLSPAQVLYGR
- a CDS encoding ABC transporter permease, which produces MADKFFLKDIFKSLIYSRQRLFIIALSVFIGALISSAFLNIYFDIDIKLSHELKAYGANVLISPKNENMISNEKFAEFKEKLKARAITPYLYDFLNLGSTSAVVLGTDFRALKITKPFLELKEGSFSLNDFKDDSAFIGVNLAKTLEAKVGSQIQIYNPNTSKTTKLTIKAILISNDEFDSLLLVPLKILQDLSHINGIHYANAVLYGDFESIRAKTQALSDDYISAKPISSVSLSEAMVLDKIKALMFLIILIVLIIVTTSVNTTLSSIILSRKKEVALRLALGAKENEIFKLFASECFVVSLMSCILGAFCGILLANVFGFLIFNSGIDFRLKAVVLSVIISLIFAAFAAFFPLKKALKINVCENLKGE
- a CDS encoding iron transporter is translated as MVKFLSMVSASVILATSAFAGEVPIGDPKELNGMEIAAVYLQPIEMEPRGIDLAASLADIHLEADIHAVKNNPNGFPEGFWIPYLTIAYELKNTDTGAIKRGTLMPMVADDGPHYGANVAMEKDKNGGFGVGNYELTYYISNPEKQGFGRHVDEETGVGKWFEPFKVDYKFKYTGTPK
- a CDS encoding FTR1 family iron permease, which codes for MKILYLILFFLSFSFARVDDFIAEAQAIKEMLKQSVELYKKGDSAGAKKMSEDAYFQRFENMEGAIGRNIGRKAITMERKFTNLRRMYKEHSPLEQVNALVDSLIYDLNEVAPILQKGFRLSAQASDLNYDKEKAALSSIEENKKREAQAEELIAQMMGVSPDELAQTNKNSNQNLNENSNANAVDNDLQAAAAMDARLQFILDNISTKFSEAASAFKSGQKEESKKFLQNALFEDYRNTKIEVLVNQFTTAGNDQKIQQGIRNLIRQINDENMSEKTLRENLDHIEEQLFDSFLQIPKEELNALKIKGFKDENVGKDYSKVSKDIELALNEILQNYEGFSASIIDDLQNVYLDIFEASGMESKIGAVDSNLKLKIEALFSKGVALIKASADKTELQLCFKELNALIDSSVDKIVDSSPYSLFIWALGIILREGLEALIIIVAIVSYLVQSGNKNRLNIVYSALLSGVVLSFITAFAVAWLFKENSGQSRELIEGITMLIAVCLLFYVGFWLLSNALNKKWENLIKNETLKAISSNSAKALWLTTFLAVYREGAETVLFYQALLFDSKTSADYSAVFIGLALGLLALIVLYYLLKAGAIRLPIKQFFFITSYIIFYMVFVFTGKGFAELIEGKIITPSFLSVEFEPILWLGIYPYYQTLIPQILVLILLVSGILITKQLSKKEKIW
- a CDS encoding ABC transporter ATP-binding protein codes for the protein MKELIKIKNLNKEFGKVKALNDINLSVYEGEWLAIMGPSGSGKSTLLNILSLMDTPTSGAYILNSQNLEQMSEEEKVKIRREKIGLIFQQFHLIPHLSALENVMLSQYYHSSIDENDAKMTLEKVGLAHRFHHTPNQLSGGEQQRVCIARALINNPELLLADEPTGNLDEANEKIVLELLKKLKNEGKTIILITHNPELAKNADRCIKLHHGVLE
- a CDS encoding TlpA family protein disulfide reductase — its product is MKTILFFFIFLMLNACTISEDKGKIGSQASEILAKDLEGKSVKLSDSKEELKILVFFQNGCASCLKELPMLDEFIEKHPKKIAVYAINSVDNAEVIKVLSEQFEFKNIKVLKDELAMTSQKYGIFATPTTIIIKNNEIKDRILGEKSWEHLESKFMPLL
- a CDS encoding Fe-S-containing protein; protein product: MSLYFVHFFSCALPLSVMISLTSKKFKHIFKQFLAIFLGFLFAYFAFFIAASFLQTQNLIFNINFIFVFCLFLCFVFYFWQKFEILSLIFSFILSFCVALQYDFLSQDFPIFSASLLDSQALISLGFIFLALGICILIFFFLRLQKNSLASFILLVLVVFLESDKILAQILLTLMRENFISTYDFLLSFVAKSLYFSAYNVYLYLVFIAILAFLSLKMRVKNIQKKEFLDIDFRKNIAYNAFIYRYFSAVLFCVLLSLSVLSYFHLISSKPLKIDEPTEIMPNDEGLFVFDMSQFRDNKLHRYAYVSKQGKVIRFFILNKREDRDSPVAVFDACMICGDMGYIKKDGELICISCNVRIFLPSVGKLGGCNPIPLEFKFDGQKIIIALKDVEAGSNYFNQIKEIEVTDPVSKEKLINLKAPFSYSYKGIIYYFATEKNYEEFKTDPEKYTDEDKQAHFMIQRRNDAH